Part of the Candidatus Omnitrophota bacterium genome, TTTTTCAGGTAAGAGACTATCCTCTTCAATTTATCCGGGCTCTTTATTTTATCCTCTAAGAGACGTATCATTAGTGGTTTTAGTTTATTGGCAGAAGGCCTGTTCTACCAGTTCGCAAATGATATGCCCGACGATGATGTGCGCCTCCTGTGTCCTGGCAGTGACCGAAGAAGGCACTACCAGCGATACATCAGCTAGTTTAGCCAATTCCCCTCCATCCGCTCCGGTGAGGGCGATTGTTTTTATCCCCATTTTTTTTGCCTGCTTGATCCCGCAGGCAACGTTTTTTGCCTTTCCGCTTGTGGATATCCCGATAACCACGTCGTTCTTTTGTCCCAAGGCCTCTACCTGTTTTGCAAAGACGAACTCGTAGCCGTAATCATTAGCCAGCGCCGTTATTATAGAGGTATTTGTGGTCAGGGCAATAGCCGGCAGGGCATCCCTGTCTTTTTTAAACCTGCCTACTAATTCTGCGGCAATATGCTGGCTGTCACTGGCTGAACCGCCGTTACCGAACAGGATTACTTTACCGTTTTTCTTTAAGGCGTCAATAACGATAGTGGTGATTTCTATGATTTGGCTTAAGCCTGTGCGCATTAATTCTTCTTTGACCTGGATGCTTTCCAACAGTATATCTTTAATTCTGTCTCTCATCTGCCCGCTCCGTTTTAACCAAAGAATTCCTTTGCGATAGAGTAAAGTTCCATATCCACTGTTTTTAAAGCGGATACCGCTTCTTCAATGGCCACGTCAACGATTTTATTCCCTACCAGCGCGGCCATCCTGCCGAATTTCTTGTTTTTTATTAATTCCACTGCCTTTACCCCGAATCTTGTACCTAAAACTCTATCAAAAGCGCTGGGAGTGCCTCCTCTTTGAATATGGCCGAGGACGCTTACCCTTGTTTCGTAGCCCGTCCTTTTTTCTATCTCCTGGCCTAAAGATTCGCCTATTCCCCCTAACCTGACATGCCCGAATTCATCCAGTTTTTCTTCCTGCGTAATCATAGTGCCTTCTTTGAATTTCGCGCCTTCAGCTACCACCACTATGCTGAAGAGTTTGCCTCGCGTATGCCTCTTTTTTATAATAGCGCAGGTTTCCTCGATATCAATAGGCAGTTCGGGTATTAAAATT contains:
- a CDS encoding D-sedoheptulose 7-phosphate isomerase yields the protein MRDRIKDILLESIQVKEELMRTGLSQIIEITTIVIDALKKNGKVILFGNGGSASDSQHIAAELVGRFKKDRDALPAIALTTNTSIITALANDYGYEFVFAKQVEALGQKNDVVIGISTSGKAKNVACGIKQAKKMGIKTIALTGADGGELAKLADVSLVVPSSVTARTQEAHIIVGHIICELVEQAFCQ